Proteins from a genomic interval of Yoonia sp. GPGPB17:
- the miaB gene encoding tRNA (N6-isopentenyl adenosine(37)-C2)-methylthiotransferase MiaB, producing the protein MSAPKKLFIKTYGCQMNVYDSERMAEALGSKGYIETQTPDDADMILLNTCHIREKAAEKVYSELGRFKGLKAEKPDLKIGVAGCVAQAEGEEIIKRQPMVDLVVGPQSYHRLPAMDDAVQTGAKALDTDFPDDDKFETLKTRAKAKRGPTAFLTVQEGCDKFCAFCVVPYTRGAEVSRPADRIIREAQELVENGVKEITLLGQNVNAYHGHDGGLAGLIWALDKVDGLERIRFTTSHPNDMDDALIEAHGTCDKLMPYLHLPVQSGSDRILKAMNRKHTGESYVRLIERIRAARPDLLLSGDFIVGFPGETDQDFEDTMQLVRDVHYGQAYSFKYSTRPGTPAAEKPQLPEDMMNDRLRRLQALLREQQQATQASMVGREVKVLFEKAGREAGQMIGKSEYLHAVYADAPASVVGQVRRVKVLQDSPNSLKGKLL; encoded by the coding sequence ATGTCCGCGCCAAAGAAGCTTTTTATCAAGACTTACGGCTGTCAGATGAACGTCTATGACAGCGAACGCATGGCCGAGGCGCTGGGCAGCAAGGGGTATATTGAGACGCAGACGCCTGATGACGCGGATATGATTCTGCTCAACACCTGCCACATTCGTGAGAAGGCCGCCGAGAAGGTTTATTCCGAACTGGGCCGGTTCAAGGGCCTGAAGGCTGAGAAACCCGATTTGAAGATTGGCGTGGCTGGGTGTGTGGCCCAGGCCGAGGGCGAAGAGATCATCAAGCGTCAGCCGATGGTGGATTTGGTTGTGGGACCGCAAAGCTATCACCGCCTGCCCGCGATGGACGATGCCGTTCAGACCGGGGCCAAAGCGCTTGATACGGATTTCCCGGATGACGATAAGTTTGAAACGCTTAAGACCCGCGCCAAGGCCAAGCGTGGTCCGACGGCGTTTTTGACCGTGCAGGAAGGCTGCGACAAGTTTTGTGCTTTTTGTGTGGTCCCCTACACCCGCGGGGCCGAAGTATCACGCCCGGCGGACCGGATTATTCGTGAGGCACAGGAATTGGTTGAGAATGGCGTGAAGGAAATCACGCTCTTGGGCCAGAACGTGAATGCCTATCACGGCCACGACGGTGGGCTGGCCGGGTTGATCTGGGCATTGGACAAGGTTGATGGGCTAGAGCGTATTCGTTTCACCACGTCGCACCCCAATGATATGGATGACGCGCTGATCGAGGCACACGGCACCTGTGACAAGCTGATGCCCTATCTGCATTTGCCGGTGCAGTCCGGCTCTGACCGTATTCTCAAGGCGATGAATCGCAAGCATACCGGTGAAAGCTATGTGCGGCTGATTGAGCGTATTCGCGCGGCGCGGCCGGATTTACTGCTGTCGGGCGATTTTATTGTCGGGTTTCCCGGTGAAACGGACCAAGACTTTGAAGACACGATGCAACTGGTGCGCGATGTGCACTACGGGCAGGCCTATTCGTTCAAATACTCCACACGTCCCGGAACCCCAGCGGCGGAGAAGCCGCAACTGCCAGAGGATATGATGAACGACCGTTTACGGCGCTTGCAGGCGTTGTTGCGTGAACAGCAACAGGCGACGCAGGCGTCCATGGTTGGGCGCGAGGTGAAGGTGCTGTTTGAAAAGGCAGGGCGAGAGGCCGGGCAGATGATTGGCAAATCTGAATACTTGCACGCGGTTTACGCCGATGCGCCAGCAAGTGTTGTGGGGCAAGTGCGCCGGGTCAAGGTTCTACAAGACAGCCCCAACTCACTGAAGGGCAAACTATTGTAG
- a CDS encoding glycosyltransferase family 2 protein, whose translation MHYPSLSALANDAKRALSTGPVALILIEDDVEIASTIAHHAKAGFTNLIAFCAQERALPAEAPDTLHRVDYDVSAEDALQTIANTMIKALPGQWLYFCYNAEYLFYPFCEHRSVGEMLTFMEEERRRTVMSYVVDLYAKDLSTHPNGVDREGAYFDKSGYYALAREDAEGASLERQVNIFGGLRWRFEEHIAKARQRTDRVAFFARSTA comes from the coding sequence ATGCACTACCCCTCCCTTTCGGCGTTAGCCAATGATGCCAAGCGGGCCCTCTCCACGGGCCCTGTCGCGCTGATCCTGATTGAAGACGATGTCGAGATCGCTAGCACAATTGCCCATCACGCAAAGGCCGGTTTCACAAATCTGATCGCCTTTTGTGCACAAGAGCGGGCATTGCCTGCCGAAGCGCCTGACACCCTGCACCGGGTGGACTATGATGTGAGCGCAGAAGACGCGTTGCAGACGATTGCCAATACGATGATCAAGGCACTGCCCGGTCAGTGGCTGTATTTTTGCTACAATGCCGAGTATCTGTTTTACCCGTTCTGCGAACACCGCAGCGTCGGCGAGATGCTGACATTCATGGAAGAAGAGCGGCGACGGACCGTGATGAGCTACGTTGTCGATCTTTATGCCAAGGACCTGAGCACGCACCCCAATGGCGTTGATCGCGAAGGCGCTTACTTCGACAAATCAGGTTACTACGCATTGGCCCGAGAGGACGCCGAGGGCGCATCGCTTGAACGGCAGGTTAATATCTTCGGTGGCCTGCGATGGCGGTTTGAAGAACACATCGCCAAGGCCCGGCAACGAACGGACCGGGTTGCTTTTTTCGCGCGCAGCACGGCCTGA